The Manis javanica isolate MJ-LG chromosome 2, MJ_LKY, whole genome shotgun sequence genome contains a region encoding:
- the SLC45A4 gene encoding solute carrier family 45 member 4 isoform X2, producing MKSATWPHLRTQLQGTHPGLPEQYYSLTWFLSPILGLIFTPLIGSASDRCTLSWGRRRPFILALCVGVLFGVALFLNGSAIGLSLGDVPTRQPIGIVLTVLGVVVLDFSADATEGPIRAYLLDVVDSEEQDMALNIHAFSAGLGGAIGYVLGGLDWTQTFLGTWFHTQNQVLFFFVAIVFTVSVALHLLSIEEEQYSPQQERSGEVAATLGPAAHRSALFPDEVQSEHELPLDYLDVDMVRSKSDSVLHVPDATLDLGPELLFLHDIEPSTFHDASSPSTPRSTSQELAEAELPPLPSLLREPAKEDETLLDNHLNETKVPNGSGSPPRDGLGSCSRADGKPSATAGTMRRRRHMFRRQASSTFSYYGKIGSHCYRYRRANAVVLIKPSRSMSDLHDLQQRQRCRHRNQSGATTSSGDTESEEGEGETSVRLLWLSMLKMPKELMRLCLCHLLTWFSVIAEAVFYTDFMGQVIFEGNPKAPSNSTAWQAYNAGVKMGCWGLVIYAATGAICSALLQKYLDNYDLSIRVIYVLGTLGFSIGTAVMAMFANVYVAMVMIGTMGIVSMSISYCPYTLLGQYHDTKEYVHHSPGNSKRGFGIDCAILSCQVYISQILVASALGGVVDAVGTVHVIPTVASVGSFLGFLTATFLVIYPEVPEETKEEQKGLSSRASGEGGGSSEKPTVLRLSRKEGLRGPVETESMV from the exons ATGAAGTCAGCCACTTGGCCACATCTGCGCACACAGCTCCAGGGGACCCACCCAG GCCTTCCGGAGCAGTACTACAGTCTTACCTGGTTCCTGAGCCCCATCCTCGGCCTCATCTTCACACCCCTCATCGGCTCTGCCAGCGACCGATGCACCCTGAGCTGGGGCCGCCGGCGGCCCTTCATCCTGGCCCTCTGTGTGGGCGTGCTCTTCGGCGTGGCCCTGTTCCTTAATGGCTCTGCCATCG GTCTGTCCCTCGGCGATGTCCCCACCCGGCAGCCCATTGGCATCGTCCTCACGGTGCTGGGAGTGGTGGTCCTGGATTTCAGTGCCGATGCCACCGAGGGGCCCATCCGTGCCTACCTGCTGGACGTGGTCGACAGTGAGGAGCAGGACATGGCCCTCAACATCCACGCCTTTTCTGCCG GCCTTGGTGGGGCCATCGGCTACGTGCTGGGGGGCCTGGACTGGACGCAGACCTTCCTGGGCACCTGGTTCCACACGCAGAACCAAGTGCTCTTCTTCTTCGTGGCCATCGTCTTCACCGTGTCAGTGGCCCTGCACCTGCTGAGCATTGAGGAGGAGCAGTACAGCCCCCAGCAGGAGCGGAGCGGGGAGGTGGCCGCCACCCTGGGCCCCGCCGCCCACCGCAGCGCCTTGTTCCCCGACGAGGTGCAGTCAGAGCACGAGCTGCCCCTGGACTACCTGGACGTGGACATGGTGCGCAGCAAGAGCGACTCGGTGCTGCACGTGCCGGACGCCACCCTGGACCTGGGGCCCGAGCTGCTCTTCCTGCACGACATCGAGCCGTCCACCTTCCACGACGCCTCCTCCCCCAGCACCCCGCGCAGCACCAGCCAAGAGCTCGCCGAGGCCGAGCTGCCCCCCCTGCCCTCACTGCTCAGGGAACCCGCCAAGGAGGATGAGACACTGCTCGATAATCACTTGAATGAAACCAAAGTCCCGAATGGAAGCGGCTCCCCACCAAGAGATGGCCTCGGCAGCTGCTCCAGGGCCGACGGGAAGCCCTCGGCCACAGCCGGCACCATGAGGCGGCGAAGGCACATGTTCCGCCGGCAGGCCTCCAGCACCTTCTCCTACTACGGCAAGATTGGGTCCCACTGCTACCGCTACCGGCGGGCCAACGCCGTGGTCCTCATCAAGCCCTCGCGCAGCATGAGTGACTTGCACGACCTACAGCAGCGCCAGCGGTGCCGGCACCGGAACCAGAGTGGGGCCACCACGTCCAGTGGGGACACGGAGAGCGAGGAGGGCGAGGGCGAGACCTCCGTGCGGCTGCTCTGGCTGTCCATGCTCAAGATGCCCAAGGAGCTGATGCGGCTGTGTCTCTGCCACCTGCTCACCTGGTTCTCCGTCATTGCCGAGGCCGTGTTCTACACTGATTTCATGGGCCAGGTCATCTTTGAAGGGAACCCCAAG GCCCCCTCCAACTCGACTGCCTGGCAGGCCTACAACGCCGGCGTGAAGATGGGCTGCTGGGGCCTGGTCATTTATGCAGCTACTGGTGCAATCTGCTCAG CCCTGTTACAGAAGTACTTGGACAACTACGACCTGAGCATCAGGGTCATCTACGTGCTGGGGACGCTGGGCTTCTCCATCGGCACGGCCGTAATGGCCATGTTCGCCAACGTCTACGTGGCCATGGTCATGATCGGCACCATGGGCATTGTCTCCATGAGCATCTCCTACTGCCCCTACACCCTGCTGGGGCAGTATCATGACACCAAGGAG TACGTCCACCACAGCCCCGGGAACTCCAAGCGTGGCTTTGGCATAGATTGCGCCATCCTCTCCTGCCAGGTCTACATCTCCCAGATCCTGGTGGCGTCCGCCCTGGGGGGCGTGGTTGATGCTGTCGGGACTGTGCATGTCATCCCGACCGTGGCTTCCGTGGGCTCTttcttgggcttcctcacagccaCGTTCCTGGTGATCTACCCAGAGGTGCCAGAAGAGACCAAGGAGGAGCAGAAAGGCCTGTCTTCCCGGGCCTCCGGGGAAGGCGGGGGCAGCAGCGAGAAGCCCACCGTCCTGAGGCTGTCCCGGAAGGAGGGCCTGCGGGGGCCAGTGGAGACAGAGTCGATGGTCTGA
- the SLC45A4 gene encoding solute carrier family 45 member 4 isoform X5, translating to MALNIHAFSAGLGGAIGYVLGGLDWTQTFLGTWFHTQNQVLFFFVAIVFTVSVALHLLSIEEEQYSPQQERSGEVAATLGPAAHRSALFPDEVQSEHELPLDYLDVDMVRSKSDSVLHVPDATLDLGPELLFLHDIEPSTFHDASSPSTPRSTSQELAEAELPPLPSLLREPAKEDETLLDNHLNETKVPNGSGSPPRDGLGSCSRADGKPSATAGTMRRRRHMFRRQASSTFSYYGKIGSHCYRYRRANAVVLIKPSRSMSDLHDLQQRQRCRHRNQSGATTSSGDTESEEGEGETSVRLLWLSMLKMPKELMRLCLCHLLTWFSVIAEAVFYTDFMGQVIFEGNPKAPSNSTAWQAYNAGVKMGCWGLVIYAATGAICSALLQKYLDNYDLSIRVIYVLGTLGFSIGTAVMAMFANVYVAMVMIGTMGIVSMSISYCPYTLLGQYHDTKEYVHHSPGNSKRGFGIDCAILSCQVYISQILVASALGGVVDAVGTVHVIPTVASVGSFLGFLTATFLVIYPEVPEETKEEQKGLSSRASGEGGGSSEKPTVLRLSRKEGLRGPVETESMV from the exons ATGGCCCTCAACATCCACGCCTTTTCTGCCG GCCTTGGTGGGGCCATCGGCTACGTGCTGGGGGGCCTGGACTGGACGCAGACCTTCCTGGGCACCTGGTTCCACACGCAGAACCAAGTGCTCTTCTTCTTCGTGGCCATCGTCTTCACCGTGTCAGTGGCCCTGCACCTGCTGAGCATTGAGGAGGAGCAGTACAGCCCCCAGCAGGAGCGGAGCGGGGAGGTGGCCGCCACCCTGGGCCCCGCCGCCCACCGCAGCGCCTTGTTCCCCGACGAGGTGCAGTCAGAGCACGAGCTGCCCCTGGACTACCTGGACGTGGACATGGTGCGCAGCAAGAGCGACTCGGTGCTGCACGTGCCGGACGCCACCCTGGACCTGGGGCCCGAGCTGCTCTTCCTGCACGACATCGAGCCGTCCACCTTCCACGACGCCTCCTCCCCCAGCACCCCGCGCAGCACCAGCCAAGAGCTCGCCGAGGCCGAGCTGCCCCCCCTGCCCTCACTGCTCAGGGAACCCGCCAAGGAGGATGAGACACTGCTCGATAATCACTTGAATGAAACCAAAGTCCCGAATGGAAGCGGCTCCCCACCAAGAGATGGCCTCGGCAGCTGCTCCAGGGCCGACGGGAAGCCCTCGGCCACAGCCGGCACCATGAGGCGGCGAAGGCACATGTTCCGCCGGCAGGCCTCCAGCACCTTCTCCTACTACGGCAAGATTGGGTCCCACTGCTACCGCTACCGGCGGGCCAACGCCGTGGTCCTCATCAAGCCCTCGCGCAGCATGAGTGACTTGCACGACCTACAGCAGCGCCAGCGGTGCCGGCACCGGAACCAGAGTGGGGCCACCACGTCCAGTGGGGACACGGAGAGCGAGGAGGGCGAGGGCGAGACCTCCGTGCGGCTGCTCTGGCTGTCCATGCTCAAGATGCCCAAGGAGCTGATGCGGCTGTGTCTCTGCCACCTGCTCACCTGGTTCTCCGTCATTGCCGAGGCCGTGTTCTACACTGATTTCATGGGCCAGGTCATCTTTGAAGGGAACCCCAAG GCCCCCTCCAACTCGACTGCCTGGCAGGCCTACAACGCCGGCGTGAAGATGGGCTGCTGGGGCCTGGTCATTTATGCAGCTACTGGTGCAATCTGCTCAG CCCTGTTACAGAAGTACTTGGACAACTACGACCTGAGCATCAGGGTCATCTACGTGCTGGGGACGCTGGGCTTCTCCATCGGCACGGCCGTAATGGCCATGTTCGCCAACGTCTACGTGGCCATGGTCATGATCGGCACCATGGGCATTGTCTCCATGAGCATCTCCTACTGCCCCTACACCCTGCTGGGGCAGTATCATGACACCAAGGAG TACGTCCACCACAGCCCCGGGAACTCCAAGCGTGGCTTTGGCATAGATTGCGCCATCCTCTCCTGCCAGGTCTACATCTCCCAGATCCTGGTGGCGTCCGCCCTGGGGGGCGTGGTTGATGCTGTCGGGACTGTGCATGTCATCCCGACCGTGGCTTCCGTGGGCTCTttcttgggcttcctcacagccaCGTTCCTGGTGATCTACCCAGAGGTGCCAGAAGAGACCAAGGAGGAGCAGAAAGGCCTGTCTTCCCGGGCCTCCGGGGAAGGCGGGGGCAGCAGCGAGAAGCCCACCGTCCTGAGGCTGTCCCGGAAGGAGGGCCTGCGGGGGCCAGTGGAGACAGAGTCGATGGTCTGA